The segment AAGTCCGCGACGTTGATCTCCACGAGGTCGTTGTCCGGGTCGGCGTGGGCCTCGCGGGCCAGCGCCCGCACTGCCGCGGTCTTGCCCGCTCCGGCCGGGCCGTGGATGACGAGGTTGATGGGCTCCTCGACGGCCTTCTGGAGGTAGTCCCGAACCTCCGCTTGGGGAAGGTCGGCGAGGTCGGGGGCGTAGCGTTCGGTCCACAGCGGCGCGTCCATTAACGGTCGGTAGGGCGCGGGTCGGTAAGAATCGGTCGGTCCCGAACGGTCGGACTGCGAACGAGTGCGGCGCGGAGGAGTGCGTCCGGACACCGACGCTCGTCGGGATATTCACAGATACGTCTCCCGTGTTTTCGTTTCTCTTGGAACGGCGCGTATTTCTCTACCGGAGAAGTGGCAGGTAAAAAGTGATTCATTCGGGCCGGAGCGTCGGGACCGAGACTACGCGGCGGCGGTGGTCGTCTCGTTACCGGCGTCGGCGGCGGTGGTGGTCGTCTCGGCGCTCGGGTCCTCCAGCACGATGACTCCGAGTTCGCCGAAGTTGCGGGTGTACACGCCGTGGATGTACTGACCCGCGGGCACGCCTTCGGTGTCTATCTCGAACTCGGCGGTGGTCTGCTCACCCGCGTCGAGCGTGACGCTCTGGCGAGCGACGACCGTCCCCTCCAACCGGAACGCGACCTCTTGGGTCGCCTGCTGGTCGTTGGGGTTGCTGACCGTGGCGCTCACCGTGATGGTGTCGCCGGTCGTCGCGCTATCGGGCGCGTCGAGTTCCGAGACCTCGAAGGAGTTGACCTCGGCCGCAGTGGTCTCTTCGGTGGTCGTAGTCTCTTCGACCTCTTCTTCAGTCGTCGTGGTTTCCTCGACTACTTCTTCGGTCGTGGTTTCCTCGACCTCTTCTTCGGTAGTCGTCTCTTCGACCACTTCTTCGGTCGTGGTCTCTTCGACTACTTCTTCGGTTGTCGTGGTCTCTTCGACCTCTTCTTCGGTAGTCGTCTCTTCGACTACCTCTTCGGTCGTGGTCTCCTCGACCACCTCACCGTCTTCTTCGGTGGTGGTGGTCTCTTCGACCTCTTCTTCGGTAGTCGTCTCTTCGACTACCTCTTCAGTCGTGGTCTCCTCGACTTCTTCTTCGGTAGTCGTCTCCTCGACCACTTCCTCGGTGGTCGTCTCCTCGGGTTCCGCCGTCGTGGTCGTCATCGGCGGTTCGGGCATCTCGATGTCCTCGGGAGCCGTGACGACGAACGTCACGTTCTCGACGTTGACGTTCTCGATGATGTAGCGGACGGTCTGGATGTCCTGCGAGAGGTTCTCCTCTATCATCTCCTCGGCCTGCTCGGGACTCACCGTCGTCACCTGACCGGCCTCCTGCTGGGCCATCGACCCCTGCCGGAGGAGTTCGCTCAGGTTGATGGTGACCCGGCGGTCGGAGATGGTGAGGTTGCCGACTCGCTCGGTCCGGTCGGGCGTCTCCTCGTCCCCGACGACGAAGGACCAGCGGTCGATGTTCATCTGCTCTATCTTGAAGACGAACTGCTGCATGTCGGCGGGCGGCTCTTCGGCCACCGTCGTCGTCTCGCCGACTTCTGCACCGTCTTCCTCGGTCGTGGTCTCCTCGACCATCTCGGTCGTGGTCTCCTCGACCACTTCGTCTTCAGTTGTCGTCTCTTCGGCGTCTTCCGCTTCAGTCGTGGTCTCCTCGACCATCTCGGTCGTGGTCTCTTCGGCTTCCTCCTCGGTCGTCGTGGTCGTCTCCTCTGCGACCGTCACGTTGCCTTGGTCGATGAGAATCTCGTTGTCCACGGTGTACGGACCGTCAACCTCGCCGGTCGAGAGGACGAAGTCGTAGACCTCGTTGTCGTTCGTGTCGAAGTGCGGCATCGCGACGAGCGTCTGGCTCTCGGTGATGGGCCGGGCGAGCGTGATAGTCACGTCTTCGTGAGTGCCCGGTTCGAGGTACACCGAGTTGCCGAGGACGCTCGACAGCGGTGCCTCGGCGACCGACGAGTCGTGGATGGCGATAAACCCGCCTTCCGGCAGGGTCGCCGACTCGACGACGACCTGCTCGCCGTCGCTCTCCTGCTCGTCGAACGTCACGCTCGCTTCACCGTCGGCCGGTGCGTCGGCCTCACGGGTCGTCTGCTCGTCGTCTGCGACGGTCGTCTCCTCGCCGTCCGCGGCGGTAGTCGTCTCCTGAACCCCCACGGCGTTCGTCCCTGCATCTGTCGGACTCTCCGTCACGGCGAGCGATACGGCCGTCCCGCTCGCCAGTACCAGCAACACCGCCATGAAGACGGCGCTAAGTGTCTTTGTGTCACGTGTCATTTGTAACCCCCAATCGGCAGAATAAGCGACGGTGAGACCGCGAATAAACGGGCGCGACCGTTCACGGGCGTAACAGGTAGATACGGCGGTTTAGGCCCGGACTATCCGCGCCTCGTCGGATTCCGTTTCGGGTCGTAACCCGCTGTTTCTCCGACGGTAACGGGGCGTACTTCTTTCGGGATTTCGAAGGCGCTTTCCCGGCCGCTCTCCGAGTGTCACCGAGGATGTCGATGCGCGTGACCTTTCTCGGAACCGGCGGGGCAGTGCCGACGACAGAGCGAAACCCGAGTTCGGTGCTGGTCAACCGGGAGGGCGACAGGCTGTTGTTCGACGCTGGCGAGGGGACCCAGCGCCAGATGATGCGCTACGGAACCGGATTCACTATTTCCGAAATCTTCGTTACGCACCTCCACGGCGACCACGTGCTGGGGATTCCCGGCCTGATTCAGACGCTCGACTTCAACGACCGTGAGGAGGCCCTGACCATCTACGCGCCCGCCGGTACCGAGAAGGAAATAGACCAACTCGTCCGCGCCGCCGACAACCGGCCGTCGTTCCCGGTCCACGTCTACGGCGTCGGTCCCGACGAGGCCGCGGTCCGGCGCGACGACTACGAGGTCCGGACGTTCCGGACCGACCACGACACCAACTCGCTGGGCTACGCGCTGATAGAGGACGACCGCAAGGGCCGGTTCGACCGCGGGAAGGCCGAGGAGTTGGGCGTCCCGGTCGGCCCGAAGTTCTCGCGACTCCACGAGGGCAACGCCGTCGAGTTGGACGACGGGACCACCGTCGAACCCGACCAAGTGGTCGGCGACCCCCGGCCCGGCCGCCGGTTCGTCTACACGGGCGACACCCGGCCGAGCGCCACGGTCGCCGAAATCGCGGCCGACGCCGACCTGCTCGTCCACGACGCGACGTTCGCCGACGACCGGGCCGACCGCGCCGCCGACACCGCCCACTCGACCGCGCGACAGGCCGGAGAAATCGCAAGTCGAGCGAACGCCGAGCGCCTCGCGCTGACCCACGTCTCCTCGCGCTACGCGGGCGACGTGTCCGCCCACCTCGCGGAGGCACGCGAGGTCTTCGACGGCGAGGCGTTCGTCCCCGACGACGGCGAGACGCTGGACGTGCCGTACCCCGACGAGTAGGCGTTCTCCTCGGGCCACGCGACGCCGGTTTTGGTGTCCGATACCGTCAGTTGTCTTTTGCCACCCGATACCGTCGTTCGTTTCCATCATCGCGTTCCGTCGTTGTCTCTTGTCACCGACCCGCTAAACCGACGTGAATAGATAGAAATTTAATACACCAGACTTCAGATTAAATTGCAATGTCCGAAAGCTCGAACTTTACTCGGCGAAACGCGCTCCGACTGACCGGCGGCGTCATCGCGGGGTCGGCGATGGCGGGCACCGCGGCGGCCGAGACCACCGTGGACATCGTGGCGAGCGACGAGACTCCGGCGACCGGGGATAACGTGACGTTCGAGGCCGCGAACTTCGAACCCAACAGCGACTACGAGCAGTACAGTTGGGGGATTCAGGACTCCAACGGAAACTTCATCTCTAGCGACAAGTGGGGCGAGACCATCGACTTCACCTTCGAGGCGGCGGACACCTATACGATTTCGGTCATCGCGGCCAGCGACTACGACGCCGCGCGAACGACCGCCCAGACCGAGATTACGGTGGACGAGAAGGTGGAAATCGTCCCGAGCAACGAGAACCCCGACGAGGGCGAAGTCGTCACCTTCGAGGCCAAGGGCTACGACCCCAACAGCGATTACGAGCAGTACAGTTGGGGCATCCAAGACGCCGACGGGAACTTCGTCTCCAGCGACAAGTGGGGCCAGACCATCGAGTACCAGTTCTCCGAGCGCGGCGTCTACACCGTCTCCATCATCGCGGCCAGCGACTACGAGGACGACCGTGCGCTCGACGACGTGAAAATCGGCGTCTGACGGGGTCTCCGAACTCGTCCGGTCAGGTATCCGGATTTCCTGTCCGAATCGTTCGGGAGGCAACCGTGAGACACTTTAACTAATAATCGAAAATAGCTAGTTTTATCTCTTATTTCCCCGACCAAACTCACGCATGCGAACGTTCGTATCGCTGTTACTGATTCTCTGTCTCGTCGTCTCGGGCGCGGTGTCGCCCGTCGCGGCGAGTACGTCCGACTCGCACAGTCAAACCGGGTCCGCACCCGCACCGGCCGCGGCGCAGGCCCCGACGAACAACTCGTCTGCAACGACAGTGACTATCCTGTCGTACAACGACGTGCAGACCGCGGCGGCCGAGAACGCCACCCTGCCGCGGATGGTCACGCTCCTGAACCAGCGCCGGGCCGCCCACGACAACCCGACGGTCGTGGTCGGCGGCGGTGACGAAGTGAGTCCCCACTCGCTCTCGCCGCTCAGTCAGTGGCGGACGCCGGTCGAGGTACTCAACGTCATCGACCCGGCCGCCGAGAGCATCGGAAACCACGACCTCGACTACGGGTTCGACGCCGTGGGGAACTTCAGCAACGCCTCGGAGTTCCCGTGGCTGATGGCCAACGTCGTTGACTCGGAGACCGGCGAGCCGATTCCCGGCGCGACGCCCTACACGGTCGTCGAGCGACAGGGCGTGAAAGTCGGCATCGTCGGCGTGGCTGACGAGAAAATCAAGTCCAAGACCGCGGTTGACTTCGAGAAGCAAGGCTACGAACTCGAAAACTACTCCGAGACCGCGAGCGAGTACGCCACGATGCTCAAAGACGAGGAGAACGTGGACGTGGTCGTCGCCTCGGCGCACCTCGGCGTCCCCGTGGCCAAGACCCTCGCTAACACGACCGAGAACGTCGACGCCATCGTGGTCGGCGACGACGAACGGGAGTACCCGCCCGCAGAGACCGGCGGCGCGGTCATCATGGAGGCCGAGGCCCGCGCGGAACACGTCGCGGAACTCAACCTGACCGTCGAGGACGGCGACGTGACCTCGTGGAACGGTCGGCTCCTCGACGTGACCGAGAACGTCTCGAAGAACGAGACGGCCGCCTCCATCGTCACCGACGCGCGGAAAGACGAACTCTCGGAGGTCGCCGGGGAGACGGAGGTCGAACTCGACGCGCGGTTCTCCTCGAACTACCACGACGAGACCGCCTTGGGCAACCTCGTCGGCGACTCCTTCCGCGCTCAGACCGGTGCAGAGGTCGCCATCACTAACGCGGGCGGCATTCGCTCGAACAGCGTCTACGGTCCCGGTAATCTCACGGTCGGCGACGTGTACAACATGCTTCCGTTCCAGAACACGCTCGTCACCGTCGAACTGACCGGCGCGGAACTCGAAGAGGTCCTCGCCAGCCAGATAGTCACCCTCGAAAGCGACGAGGGCCAGCAGTACGGTGCCGAGGCCAAGCTACAGGTCAGCGGCGTCACCTACGAGTGGGTCGGCCACAACGACACCGACGACCAAATCCGTGACGCGTGGGTCGGCGGCGAACCGCTGGACGAGGAGACGACCTACAACGTCACCGTCAACTCCTACATGGCGGGATGGGACGGCTCGCCGCTCCAGAACGCGACCGTGACCAGCGAGTCACACATGCTCTACGGCACGGCCCTGCTGGAGTACGTCCAGCAGAACGGTCCGGTATCGCCGACCGGCGAGAACCGCATCCGGCGCGTGGACGCCGAAGTCGAGACGGAGTCGGTGAGCGTGACCGACGGGACCGCGACGGTCGAACTCGCCGCGCCCAACGGCATTCAGAACGTGAGCGACCTCTACGCGACCACTGGCGACGCGGGCGACCGTCTCGCCGCCGACTCGGTGTCGCTGTCGAACGGCACCGTGACGGCCACGTTCGGCGTCGCCGACCTCCGGGAACTCTCGGCGGGCGACCCGGTCCACATCTACGGCGATTACAACACCTCGGCCTACCAGCGCGTCTACTTCGAGAACTCGGTGCTGAACGCGCAGGTCGCGGCCAGCGAGGTCGGAGCCGAGACCACGACCGAGACCGCTACTCGAACCGAGACGACGACCGGTGACGAGACCACCGAAACCACCGCGGAGACGACCGAGAAGGCGGTCGGCGACGAGACCGAGACGACGACCGCGGACGAAACGTCCGGCGACATCCCCGGCTTCACTCCCGCCATCGCAGTCGTCGCGCTCGTCGCGGCCGCACTCCTCGCGCACCGCCGCGACTGACCCCCGACGACGGCGCACTCACAATCGAAGATTCGCTTTTTTCTCTTGCACGCGAGACGGCCAGAGCCACCCGCGTCGGATTTATATCCGCCCGACGCCTACGACTCGGCGTGAACGCCCGCACGAGTGCCCTCGACACGCTCGTCTTCGGCGTGGACATCCAGAGCGGGGATGTTCGCGGCGACGCACCTTCCTACGCACTCGTCGCGTTCGATGGCGAGAACATCGACCGCGACGTGGTGTCACACCGCAAGCTCCGCCGCCTCGTGGACCGCGAGGAGCCCGCGTTCGTGGCGACCGACAACATGTACGAGTTGGCCGCCGACAAGGACGCACTGGTCCACTTCCTCCGGGAGTTGCCCGACGGGACCCGACTCGTGCAGGTGACGGGGGCCGAGCGCCCCGAACCCCTCTCCAGAGTCGCTTCGCGTCACGGCGTGCCGTACGGGAAGGAGCCGATGAAGGAGGCCGAGGCCGCCGCGCGACTCGCGGCCGGAAACGTCGGCTACGAGGTCTCTGCCTTCACCAACACCACCGAAATCAAGGTCTCTCGGGGGCGCTCGACCGGCAAGGGCGGCTGGAGCGAGGACCGATACACCCGGCGCATCCACGGCTCGGTCAAGACCAAGACGCGCGAAGTCGAGAGCGAGCTAGACGCCGCGGGCCTCGACTACGAGCGCGACGCGACCGAGAAGTACGGCGGGTTCTCGAACGCCGTCTTCGAGGTCGAGGGCCGCCCCGAGGAGATACCGGTCTCGAACCAACGGTCCGGCGACGTGCGAGTCGAGGTCGAGCGCGTCCGCCGGGACGGCATCGAGTTCGAACCGCTGGCCAAGCGCCGCGACCACGTGCTGGTCGGCATCGACCCCGGCACGACCACCGCCGTCGCGGTGGCGGACTTGGACGGGAACCTACTGGACGTGCTGAGTACCCGGACCGCCGACACCGCCGAGGTCATCGAGTGGATAATCGAGCGCGGGCGACCGGTCGTAATCGCCGCCGACGTGGAACCGATGCCCGAGACCGTCGAGAAGATTCGCCGGAGCTTCGACGCCGAGGGGTGGATTCCGAACTCGGACCTGCCGGTAGACGAGAAGCAACACCGGACCCGCGAGTTCGACTACGACAACGACCACGAGCGCGACGCGATGGCGGCCGCACTCTACGCCTTCGACGACCACGAGGACCAGTTCGACCGCATCGCCGAGAAGGTGCCTCCTCGGATGGACCGCGGCGAAGTCACCGCTCGCGTCGTCGCGGGCGAGGACTCGGTGGAGACCGCACTGGCCGCCCTCTCCGACGACGACGAACCCGACGACGAGGAGACCGAACACACCGAGCGCGAGTTGACCGACGACGAGAAGCGCATCAAGCAGTTGGAGTCGCAGGTCGAACGCCTCGAAGCCCACGTCGAGGAGCTAAACGACACCATCGAGAGCAAGGAGGGCCGAATCGGGCAACTGAAAGGCGACCTCGAAGCCGCTAGAAGCGAGGAGCGAAAGGAGGTCCGCGAGCGCCGGGAGGTCTCCCGACTCGAACGCGAGAACAGCAGGCTGGAGCGACAACTCGACGAGCGAGACGACCGCATCGACGAGTTGGAGGGCAAACTCGCGCGACTCAAGGAACTCTGGAAGCTCGACCACTCGAACTTCAGCGACGTGTCCGAAAAGAAAGCGGGGCTGACGCCCGTCAAACCCGTCTCGAAGTTCACCAAAGACGCCATCGCCGACGCTCACGACCGGTTCGGGTTGGCCACGGGCGACGTGGTGTATCTCCGGGACTCCTCGGGCGCAGGGCGCTCGACCGCCGAGCGACTCGCCGAGGTAGAGCCGAAAGTCGTCCTGACCGGCGAGGGCGGCCTCTCGGACGTGGCCGACCGAGTCCTCTTCGAGAACGAGATTCCGGTCGGCCCGGCCGACGACGTGACCATTCAGGAGGTAGACGAACTGGCCGTCACCCGCGAGAGCGAGGTCGAAACTGTCATCGAGGACTGGGAGGAGCGCGCCGAAGACCGCCGCAAGGAGCAGAAGGCCGAGCAGTTGGACCGCCTCATCAGCGAACACCGCGCGGATAGGAAGTACGACGCCGGGTCGTCGGAAGCCAGCGGGCAGAGTCCGTGACACAAATTTCGAGTTTTTCTATGTAGATAAATACCGCGAGAACCGCCGACGTACGCCCGAGCCGTTGGCACGGTCCCGGAACGCTAAAGCACCGCGCGGAACACTGACCGCGTATGGACGCCTACGAGTTGATTTCGCGGAACGTCGAGGAGGTCGTGACCGACGAGGAGGTCGAAGCGCTCGCCGAGGACCCCGAAGGCAAGCGCGTCTACGTCGGCTACGAGCCGTCGGGAGTCCTCCACATCGGGCACATGCTCACGGCGAACAAGCTCATCGACCTGCAGGACGCGGGCATGGAGGTCGTCATCCTGCTGGCGGACGTTCACGCCTACCTCAACGGGAAGGGGAGCTTCGAGGAGATCGAAGCGACCGCCGAGAAGATGCGCAAGCAGTTCCTCGCGTACGGACTGGACGACGAGCAGACCGAGTTCGTCTACGGCTCGGAGTACCAGTTGGACGACGACTACGTTCTCGACCTGCACAAACTGGAGTTGGACACGACGCTGAACCGCGCCCAGCGCGCGATGGCCGAGATTCAGGGCGACGAGACCGCGAAGGTCAGCCACGTCGTCTACCCGCTGATGCAGGCGCTGGACATCGAGTATCTCGACTTGGACCTCGCGGTGGGTGGACTCGACCAGCGCAAGGTCCACATGCTGATGCGCGAGGAGCTACCCGAAATCGGCTACGAGGCCCGGCCCTGCCTGCACACGCCCATCCTCGCGGACCTCGGCTCCGGCGAGGGCAAGATGTCCAGCAGTTCGGGCGTCACCATCTCGATGGAGGACTCCACCGAGGACATCGAGGAGAAGGTCAACTCGGCGTTCTGCCCGCCGACCCGCGACCCCGAGGGCGACCTCGAAAATCCGGTGCTGGAAATCTTCCAGTACCACGTCTTCCCGCGCTTCGAGACGGTCGTCGTGGAGCGTCCGGACGAGTACGGCGGGAATTTGGAGTACGACGACTACGAGACGCTGGCCGACGACCTCGAAAGCGGCGAACTCCACCCCGCCGACGCCAAGGGCGCGCTGGCGAAGTACTTGGACGAGTTGGTCGCGCCGGGCCGCGAGAAGTTGCGGGAGTTAGCGGAGTAAGCGTCGGTCGTCGTGAGAAACGTCGTCCGCACCCGGTCGGAACCGCCGCGTCGGACGTTGCGGTCGGTCGGCACCGGGCGGACTGGCCAGTCGAGGAGTCGGCCGGTCGAGGGAGCTGACCGGTCAGGGTGACACCGTATCGCGATGCCAACCGGGGTCGCGGCCGGTGCGCTCGATGATGTCGGCTCGACACGCCGGGCAGTAGTCTGGAACGTCGGAGTCGGTTTTGGGGACGTACACCGCGCCGTCGCACTTCACGCACGCATCCGCAACGATGGTCACACAGTCCGCACAGACGTTGAAGTCGTCTACTGTGAGGTCGCGCAGGGGTTCGAGTTGTTTGTCCAAGATGTACTCGTCGATGACCGCCTGACAGCGTTGGCACGGTTTCATAGCGATGCGTGTTGGTCCATGAGACCACCCCACAAATAGTTACCGCCGAGAGCGTGACGGACGGAGTACATTTCTGTCCGCTGTCGGTGATTTTCATCCGTCCAAAGAGCGTCGAAAGAACGGTCCAGTTCGATTCCGCTTCGAGTCTACTGGAAGCCGCCGCCACCGCCGCCGCCCATCATCCCGCCGAGACCGA is part of the Halorussus salinus genome and harbors:
- a CDS encoding DUF7282 domain-containing protein, which codes for MTRDTKTLSAVFMAVLLVLASGTAVSLAVTESPTDAGTNAVGVQETTTAADGEETTVADDEQTTREADAPADGEASVTFDEQESDGEQVVVESATLPEGGFIAIHDSSVAEAPLSSVLGNSVYLEPGTHEDVTITLARPITESQTLVAMPHFDTNDNEVYDFVLSTGEVDGPYTVDNEILIDQGNVTVAEETTTTTEEEAEETTTEMVEETTTEAEDAEETTTEDEVVEETTTEMVEETTTEEDGAEVGETTTVAEEPPADMQQFVFKIEQMNIDRWSFVVGDEETPDRTERVGNLTISDRRVTINLSELLRQGSMAQQEAGQVTTVSPEQAEEMIEENLSQDIQTVRYIIENVNVENVTFVVTAPEDIEMPEPPMTTTTAEPEETTTEEVVEETTTEEEVEETTTEEVVEETTTEEEVEETTTTEEDGEVVEETTTEEVVEETTTEEEVEETTTTEEVVEETTTEEVVEETTTEEEVEETTTEEVVEETTTTEEEVEETTTTEETTAAEVNSFEVSELDAPDSATTGDTITVSATVSNPNDQQATQEVAFRLEGTVVARQSVTLDAGEQTTAEFEIDTEGVPAGQYIHGVYTRNFGELGVIVLEDPSAETTTTAADAGNETTTAAA
- a CDS encoding PKD domain-containing protein, producing the protein MSESSNFTRRNALRLTGGVIAGSAMAGTAAAETTVDIVASDETPATGDNVTFEAANFEPNSDYEQYSWGIQDSNGNFISSDKWGETIDFTFEAADTYTISVIAASDYDAARTTAQTEITVDEKVEIVPSNENPDEGEVVTFEAKGYDPNSDYEQYSWGIQDADGNFVSSDKWGQTIEYQFSERGVYTVSIIAASDYEDDRALDDVKIGV
- a CDS encoding DUF7571 family protein — protein: MKPCQRCQAVIDEYILDKQLEPLRDLTVDDFNVCADCVTIVADACVKCDGAVYVPKTDSDVPDYCPACRADIIERTGRDPGWHRDTVSP
- a CDS encoding bifunctional metallophosphatase/5'-nucleotidase, which translates into the protein MRTFVSLLLILCLVVSGAVSPVAASTSDSHSQTGSAPAPAAAQAPTNNSSATTVTILSYNDVQTAAAENATLPRMVTLLNQRRAAHDNPTVVVGGGDEVSPHSLSPLSQWRTPVEVLNVIDPAAESIGNHDLDYGFDAVGNFSNASEFPWLMANVVDSETGEPIPGATPYTVVERQGVKVGIVGVADEKIKSKTAVDFEKQGYELENYSETASEYATMLKDEENVDVVVASAHLGVPVAKTLANTTENVDAIVVGDDEREYPPAETGGAVIMEAEARAEHVAELNLTVEDGDVTSWNGRLLDVTENVSKNETAASIVTDARKDELSEVAGETEVELDARFSSNYHDETALGNLVGDSFRAQTGAEVAITNAGGIRSNSVYGPGNLTVGDVYNMLPFQNTLVTVELTGAELEEVLASQIVTLESDEGQQYGAEAKLQVSGVTYEWVGHNDTDDQIRDAWVGGEPLDEETTYNVTVNSYMAGWDGSPLQNATVTSESHMLYGTALLEYVQQNGPVSPTGENRIRRVDAEVETESVSVTDGTATVELAAPNGIQNVSDLYATTGDAGDRLAADSVSLSNGTVTATFGVADLRELSAGDPVHIYGDYNTSAYQRVYFENSVLNAQVAASEVGAETTTETATRTETTTGDETTETTAETTEKAVGDETETTTADETSGDIPGFTPAIAVVALVAAALLAHRRD
- a CDS encoding DUF460 domain-containing protein, whose protein sequence is MNARTSALDTLVFGVDIQSGDVRGDAPSYALVAFDGENIDRDVVSHRKLRRLVDREEPAFVATDNMYELAADKDALVHFLRELPDGTRLVQVTGAERPEPLSRVASRHGVPYGKEPMKEAEAAARLAAGNVGYEVSAFTNTTEIKVSRGRSTGKGGWSEDRYTRRIHGSVKTKTREVESELDAAGLDYERDATEKYGGFSNAVFEVEGRPEEIPVSNQRSGDVRVEVERVRRDGIEFEPLAKRRDHVLVGIDPGTTTAVAVADLDGNLLDVLSTRTADTAEVIEWIIERGRPVVIAADVEPMPETVEKIRRSFDAEGWIPNSDLPVDEKQHRTREFDYDNDHERDAMAAALYAFDDHEDQFDRIAEKVPPRMDRGEVTARVVAGEDSVETALAALSDDDEPDDEETEHTERELTDDEKRIKQLESQVERLEAHVEELNDTIESKEGRIGQLKGDLEAARSEERKEVRERREVSRLERENSRLERQLDERDDRIDELEGKLARLKELWKLDHSNFSDVSEKKAGLTPVKPVSKFTKDAIADAHDRFGLATGDVVYLRDSSGAGRSTAERLAEVEPKVVLTGEGGLSDVADRVLFENEIPVGPADDVTIQEVDELAVTRESEVETVIEDWEERAEDRRKEQKAEQLDRLISEHRADRKYDAGSSEASGQSP
- the rnz gene encoding ribonuclease Z, with translation MSMRVTFLGTGGAVPTTERNPSSVLVNREGDRLLFDAGEGTQRQMMRYGTGFTISEIFVTHLHGDHVLGIPGLIQTLDFNDREEALTIYAPAGTEKEIDQLVRAADNRPSFPVHVYGVGPDEAAVRRDDYEVRTFRTDHDTNSLGYALIEDDRKGRFDRGKAEELGVPVGPKFSRLHEGNAVELDDGTTVEPDQVVGDPRPGRRFVYTGDTRPSATVAEIAADADLLVHDATFADDRADRAADTAHSTARQAGEIASRANAERLALTHVSSRYAGDVSAHLAEAREVFDGEAFVPDDGETLDVPYPDE
- a CDS encoding tyrosine--tRNA ligase, encoding MDAYELISRNVEEVVTDEEVEALAEDPEGKRVYVGYEPSGVLHIGHMLTANKLIDLQDAGMEVVILLADVHAYLNGKGSFEEIEATAEKMRKQFLAYGLDDEQTEFVYGSEYQLDDDYVLDLHKLELDTTLNRAQRAMAEIQGDETAKVSHVVYPLMQALDIEYLDLDLAVGGLDQRKVHMLMREELPEIGYEARPCLHTPILADLGSGEGKMSSSSGVTISMEDSTEDIEEKVNSAFCPPTRDPEGDLENPVLEIFQYHVFPRFETVVVERPDEYGGNLEYDDYETLADDLESGELHPADAKGALAKYLDELVAPGREKLRELAE